The following coding sequences are from one Eucalyptus grandis isolate ANBG69807.140 chromosome 11, ASM1654582v1, whole genome shotgun sequence window:
- the LOC104426637 gene encoding protein LIFEGUARD 2, with amino-acid sequence MWAQPHRKDVESGARPLYPMMLESPELRWAFIRKIYSIVALQLLATIAVGAVVVSVHPISRFFVSTTAGLALYIVLIITPFIVLCPLYYYHQRHPVNYLLLGIFTVTLAFAVGLTCAFTSGKVILEAVILTAVVVVSLTLYTFWAARRGQDFNFLGPFLFGAVIVLMVFAMIQILFPLGKISVMIYGCLAALIFCGYIVYDTDNLIKRYSYDEYIWAAVSLYLDIINLFLALLTIFRAADS; translated from the exons ATGTGGGCGCAACCGCACCGCAAGGACGTGGAATCGGGGGCCCGGCCCCTGTACCCGATGATGCTCGAGAGCCCCGAGCTGCGGTGGGCCTTCATCCGGAAAATCTACTCCATCGTCGCCCTCCAGCTGCTCGCCACCATCGCCGTCGGCGCCGTCGTCGTCTCCGTCCACCCCATCTCCCGTTTCTTCGTCAGCACCACCGCCGGCTTGGCGCTCTACATCGTCCTCATCATCACGCCCTTCATCG TTCTGTGTCCGTTGTACTATTATCACCAGCGGCATCCTGTGAACTATCTCCTGCTCGGGATTTTCACGGTTACCTTGGCGTTCGCGGTTGGATTGACGTGTGCATTCACGAGCG GGAAGGTCATACTGGAAGCCGTTATTTTGACTGCTGTGGTAGTCGTCAGCCTTACTCTCTACACGTTCTGGGCTGCTAGGAGGGGTCAGGATTTCAACTTCCTTGGACCCTTCTTGTTTGGTGCTGTCATTGTGCTTATGGTGTTTGCAATGATACAG ATCCTCTTTCCTTTGGGCAAGATCTCTGTGATGATATACGGGTGCTTGGCCGCACTCATTTTCTGTGGGTACATCGTCTATGACACAGACAATCTGATCAAACGCTACTCATATGATGAATACATCTGGGCTGCGGTTTCACTGTACCTCGACATTATCAACCTATTTCTCGCTTTGTTGACCATCTTCAGAGCTGCTGACAGCTAG
- the LOC104426638 gene encoding VAN3-binding protein isoform X1 — protein MDAATFHRHARRQPELANAGGAQILESPKEPMEFLSRTWSVSALEVCKALARHHRRPSSPPPPALTSATTPSMASSKSVNVSSCATPTIKEELMIDEEPIVEDLASSLPANHRFSFNSTATSQLVLERIMSQSEVSPLTSGRLSHSSGPLNGGGGSLAEDSPPVSPPDDFDDIVKFFRSHNTLQPLLTGGRSVTASTVTTPGGGRTVGRWLKDRREKKKEEARVQNAQLHAAVSVASVASAVAAIAAATAASSSSRKNEETAKTDMAVASAATLVAAQCVEAAETMGAERDHLASVVSSAVNVRSHDDITTLTAAAATALRGAATLKARTAKEVWNIAAVLPLEKGVGIGCSGKANRNSNHPSFGNSGELVVAGDNFLGVCIQEFLAKGTELLKRTRKGDLHWKIVSVYINQSGQVVLKMKSKHVAGSITKKNKNVIVEVYKDVPAWPGRHIFDGGEQRRYFGLKTAARGIVEFECKNRREYEIWTQGVTRLLSMVAERKSTS, from the exons ATGGACGCCGCTACCTTCCACCGCCACGCCCGCCGGCAGCCGGAGCTCGCGAACGCGGGCGGAGCTCAGATATTGGAGAGCCCAAAGGAGCCGATGGAGTTCCTGTCGAGGACGTGGAGCGTGTCGGCGCTCGAAGTGTGCAAGGCTCTCGCTCGACACCATCGTCGTCCTTCTTCACCTCCTCCTCCCGCTCTTACCTCCGCCACCACTCCTTCCATGGCTTCTTCCAAGTCTGTCAACGTCTCCTCATGCGCGACTCCGACAATTAAAGAAGAGCTGATGATCGACGAAGAGCCCATCGTCGAGGACTTGGCGAGCTCTCTCCCCGCGAACCATCGCTTCTCGTTCAATTCCACCGCCACTTCGCAGCTCGTTCTCGAACGCATAATGTCGCAGTCG GAGGTGTCTCCATTGACGTCCGGGAGGCTTTCTCATAGCAGTGGCCCGCTGAATGGCGGCGGCGGTTCTTTGGCGGAGGACAGCCCTCCCGTTTCTCCTCCCGATGACTTTGACGACATCGttaag TTCTTCCGCTCCCACAACACCCTGCAGCCGTTACTCACAGGCGGCCGTTCCGTCACTGCCAGCACCGTCACTACACCGGGTGGGGGGAGAACGGTCGGGAGGTGGCTGAAGGacaggagagagaagaagaaagaggaagccCGAGTCCAAAATGCGCAGCTGCACGCTGCCGTCTCCGTCGCCTCAGTGGCGTCGGCAGTAGCAGCGATTGCAGCTGCTACGGCTGCCTCCTCATCTTCGAGAAAGAATGAAGAAACAGCGAAGACCGACATGGCAGTGGCGTCGGCCGCAACACTGGTGGCGGCGCAGTGTGTGGAGGCCGCAGAGACCATGGGAGCCGAGCGTGACCATCTGGCTTCCGTTGTGAGCTCCGCTGTCAATGTCCGTTCACACGACGATATCACGACCTTAACTGCTGCTGCAGCAACAG CTTTGCGTGGAGCAGCAACACTTAAGGCTAGAACAGCGAAGGAGGTGTGGAATATTGCAGCAGTGTTGCCATTGGAAAAGGGGGTCGGGATCGGATGCAGCGGTAAAGCCAATAGAAACAGCAATCATCCTAGCTTCGGCAATAGCGGGGAACTTGTTGTGGCTGGAGATAACTTTCTCGGAGTCTGCATCCAGGAATTTCTTGCCAAGGGAACTGAGCTTCTGAAGCGCACACGTAAAG GTGATCTTCACTGGAAAATTGTGTCTGTCTATATCAACCAGAGCGGCCAG GTTGTCCTAAAGATGAAGAGCAAACATGTAGCTGGAAGCATAACCAAAAAGAACAAGA ATGTCATCGTGGAAGTCTACAAGGATGTGCCAGCGTGGCCTGGGAGGCACATCTTCGACGGTGGCGAACAACGCCGCTACTTCGGACTCAAGACAGCAGCACGGGGCATTGTAGAGTTTGAGTGCAAGAATAGACGGGAATACGAGATCTGGACACAAGGCGTGACGAGGCTTCTGTCTATGGTCGCTGAAAGAAAGAGCACCTCTTGA
- the LOC104426638 gene encoding VAN3-binding protein isoform X2 — translation MDAATFHRHARRQPELANAGGAQILESPKEPMEFLSRTWSVSALEVCKALARHHRRPSSPPPPALTSATTPSMASSKSVNVSSCATPTIKEELMIDEEPIVEDLASSLPANHRFSFNSTATSQLVLERIMSQSEVSPLTSGRLSHSSGPLNGGGGSLAEDSPPVSPPDDFDDIVKPLLTGGRSVTASTVTTPGGGRTVGRWLKDRREKKKEEARVQNAQLHAAVSVASVASAVAAIAAATAASSSSRKNEETAKTDMAVASAATLVAAQCVEAAETMGAERDHLASVVSSAVNVRSHDDITTLTAAAATALRGAATLKARTAKEVWNIAAVLPLEKGVGIGCSGKANRNSNHPSFGNSGELVVAGDNFLGVCIQEFLAKGTELLKRTRKGDLHWKIVSVYINQSGQVVLKMKSKHVAGSITKKNKNVIVEVYKDVPAWPGRHIFDGGEQRRYFGLKTAARGIVEFECKNRREYEIWTQGVTRLLSMVAERKSTS, via the exons ATGGACGCCGCTACCTTCCACCGCCACGCCCGCCGGCAGCCGGAGCTCGCGAACGCGGGCGGAGCTCAGATATTGGAGAGCCCAAAGGAGCCGATGGAGTTCCTGTCGAGGACGTGGAGCGTGTCGGCGCTCGAAGTGTGCAAGGCTCTCGCTCGACACCATCGTCGTCCTTCTTCACCTCCTCCTCCCGCTCTTACCTCCGCCACCACTCCTTCCATGGCTTCTTCCAAGTCTGTCAACGTCTCCTCATGCGCGACTCCGACAATTAAAGAAGAGCTGATGATCGACGAAGAGCCCATCGTCGAGGACTTGGCGAGCTCTCTCCCCGCGAACCATCGCTTCTCGTTCAATTCCACCGCCACTTCGCAGCTCGTTCTCGAACGCATAATGTCGCAGTCG GAGGTGTCTCCATTGACGTCCGGGAGGCTTTCTCATAGCAGTGGCCCGCTGAATGGCGGCGGCGGTTCTTTGGCGGAGGACAGCCCTCCCGTTTCTCCTCCCGATGACTTTGACGACATCGttaag CCGTTACTCACAGGCGGCCGTTCCGTCACTGCCAGCACCGTCACTACACCGGGTGGGGGGAGAACGGTCGGGAGGTGGCTGAAGGacaggagagagaagaagaaagaggaagccCGAGTCCAAAATGCGCAGCTGCACGCTGCCGTCTCCGTCGCCTCAGTGGCGTCGGCAGTAGCAGCGATTGCAGCTGCTACGGCTGCCTCCTCATCTTCGAGAAAGAATGAAGAAACAGCGAAGACCGACATGGCAGTGGCGTCGGCCGCAACACTGGTGGCGGCGCAGTGTGTGGAGGCCGCAGAGACCATGGGAGCCGAGCGTGACCATCTGGCTTCCGTTGTGAGCTCCGCTGTCAATGTCCGTTCACACGACGATATCACGACCTTAACTGCTGCTGCAGCAACAG CTTTGCGTGGAGCAGCAACACTTAAGGCTAGAACAGCGAAGGAGGTGTGGAATATTGCAGCAGTGTTGCCATTGGAAAAGGGGGTCGGGATCGGATGCAGCGGTAAAGCCAATAGAAACAGCAATCATCCTAGCTTCGGCAATAGCGGGGAACTTGTTGTGGCTGGAGATAACTTTCTCGGAGTCTGCATCCAGGAATTTCTTGCCAAGGGAACTGAGCTTCTGAAGCGCACACGTAAAG GTGATCTTCACTGGAAAATTGTGTCTGTCTATATCAACCAGAGCGGCCAG GTTGTCCTAAAGATGAAGAGCAAACATGTAGCTGGAAGCATAACCAAAAAGAACAAGA ATGTCATCGTGGAAGTCTACAAGGATGTGCCAGCGTGGCCTGGGAGGCACATCTTCGACGGTGGCGAACAACGCCGCTACTTCGGACTCAAGACAGCAGCACGGGGCATTGTAGAGTTTGAGTGCAAGAATAGACGGGAATACGAGATCTGGACACAAGGCGTGACGAGGCTTCTGTCTATGGTCGCTGAAAGAAAGAGCACCTCTTGA